The Salvia miltiorrhiza cultivar Shanhuang (shh) chromosome 2, IMPLAD_Smil_shh, whole genome shotgun sequence DNA window CCAATATTGATCCAGTGAGTAACCTGAACACATTTTGAAGTTCAAATACAAATATCACATTCAAAAACTAGAACAGATCGGTGGTGGCTCAAAATCCAAAATAATCAAAACCTTGGGAGGCCATATAAAATAAGGATAGCTGTTACTTCACAATGGCGTGTTAATTTATAAGGCTCAGTAAGCATGCGGTTTCCTCCTGTCCTTGGGCGTCTCAGTACCTGGGGATCCATATCCAGAAGAAGCAATTATAACTAAACCTAAAGCATATAGATTACAAAGTTGCATCTTCCACaagggaaaataaaaaattaaatatggtAATAGAAGAACTTACAGTGCTGACTGTCTGTTCCTCAGAAAGACAGAGACCTCGAGTTTCAGGCATGTGATGATGCCCCTGGCAAGAGAAGAGAGAATACTGAGATAACTAAGCATGGTAACAAAATTAGTATCTTCCATAGTTGAACCAGAAACATTACTTACATGCCTCTCCCCATCCATTGCTTCATTTAGTGCCTGCCTTTCAACCAAAAGCAATGGCACTTGTTGTGTCACTCTCATATTTAATCCTTCGTAAAACTCTAGTATATCAAGAAAAAGAGGCTGGCACTCATCAGTATCCATTATTGCAGAGTCCAGGCACTCCAAGCAGAGTTTTCGACCATCATTAAGGGGAGCAAATTTAGCATCCCATGACTTGAAATCAAGGAAACATTGGATAATCAGACAAAACTCTTCAAGCCCCATCAACAAATGAAGGTTATGGAAGATTGGAGCTTTGCTCCAGCATACCTCCATTCGCTCACAACTACAACATCGAGTAGTCCCATCAAGCTCATGACTCGGACAGTATTTTTGGGACCAAAAAGGATGTGCCCTATATTCAATAAGACCAGTTGCATTTGTAGGAATCTGTCGACAGAAACATCAGCTAAGCATTCTCAAACAAAGAAAATGTAGAAACATATATTTTCAATCACAGATTGATGGATAAGGATGATACTGAGTGCCTGAAAATCTGTTCAatctattattttttgttattcaaTCACAAAGAACACTTTCTTTTATCAAACTTGCAATAAGTATTCGGTAActgaataacaaaaaataataaattgaacAGATAGAATCAATATCAGccccaacccccccccccccccctctccgGACAGGAAATGCTTTTTTAAGATTCAATTCCAAGAAGGAGATCCTAAGAGACTTACCTCCTAAAGGAATTCCTAACTATGTAGTACTCTACCACCGCACAATCTGCCAAAGTTCTAACTTTGCTTACTTCCGCATTCATACCAAATTGTGCTAATGTCATTTGTCAATTGTCAATGTTAATCTTTATGCTTGACATACTACTAAAAGACTCTCAAAGTCTTTAGATAACGAACCCTGTAAATTATTATCTCTTCAAATAAGaagttatgtttttttttagcTATATGTCAGAAGAAATGATTTATCCTTTCCTTTCTATTGCTGGTTTGACTCTTTTTTGTTTCTCATGTTAAACAATTTCCACATCCATTTACATCTTTTGAGCCACCAGATGTCTCAATCCCTGGAAATACACTGAATAAGGAACAAAACTTTAGCCTTCCAATGAAACAAGGATCAAAAGATCTTTTGCAGGATAAATTTTAGAGACAACAAACTAATGGGACACTTACAAAGTGGTTGCAGATATCGCATTTCGGATGATAAGACTCCTTATAGCAAGCTTTGTGATATGGGTAGCTCCCGGACATGGAAAACTGCAGCAATCAAATGGAGCTTTAAAATGTAGAGCTATTTAAATTAACCTAAATCCAGAAAACACTACCCTGAACAACAACCCTCCAATAAAAAAGTCAAACTAACTACAAAATCACTCCCTCCCAGTGTTATCCAAATTAGTAAATACCGCTCCTTAAAATGGACTCGTGAATTCACAAGGAATGGGAGGATCTTAATATCAGCCTTTAATCAATATAAATCACATCCAGCACAGTATAATCTTCACTCAAAAGCTTTTTACCAGAAAAGGCAACAGCACAAGATTTGTGTATCATCATTTTGATCATGTTCAAGTGCAGCATCTAGAATGATCCTCTTTTTGATTTCTACCAGTGGACTATATCTTTTACTAGCTAGTTATGTAAGACAAAGGAGCTATCTAAGGTTTAAACTAGCATATCAGTTACTATTATTGAGAATGTGAGAATAACAATGTTGAGTTTTAGAAAGAGCTACAGCACAGAGCAGATCTTCATAATAAGCAACAACAATAACCCTTTAAAATGGCATTTAGAAATTGACATGCAGGTTACCATGATAATAAGTTTGTGAAGGCAGACCAGATGAAGATATACCAAGTTAATATATCAATATTGACAGCAGAAAAGTCTTTAGGGTCACCACATTCAAGCCTTTTACTTAAGACTTAGAAACGAATGATAatatctatttttttctttcaatggAGGATTGCACTGTGCTTGATCCATCTTGACAATAAGTCTGGGGAAGGTTAGAGTAAAAATTATTGTGCTATACAAGAAAAATGCCGGGACAAACATACCTGAAAATTTTCAGATATGTAGTTAAGACTTATACATAAAGCATATGGGAACAATAGCATGAATGCCAGGACAAGATAATATTTCATAAGTTTGTACACAAGAGTAAAAAGTTTGTACCTCATAATCAGATATTGGTTGGCTGCATCCATTGCATCTAAAACATTCAGGATGCCAAACAGCACTCATGCAACTCAAAAATCTTCCATGGCCAATCTCTGTGTTGCATCCAGCACAAATCCTACCACAGCAGATGCAAATAAGATTATTAACCACAACCTTTTCAACTTGGGTAATTTTCATATCTGTAGTCATGGCTCTCATGGAATGGTTCAACAGGATCTGATCAGAAAATAGGgaaattttgtatattttgtaGTGCATAAATGCATTTAAATGGAATGATGTGTATTCTCGGGAAATGGAAAATTATGTCTACACAGGAATGGTCAATTTCAAAGAAATACCTAGGATAAATGACAAAATGCATAAAAAGATATACAATAAATCACAGTTAATCTATATGCAAACTGTTattgagaaaagaaaagaaaaaactaacAAAATGCATGTGTCCTCGACTCCTTGTGATTCAAAAAATGATCGAGATGATTAGCAACACCAGAAAATAGAAACACAATGGAATATTGATAGGATTAAGCTCTGCAAAATGTTGAAGTACTGGAAAGTCAAAGTCAATAATGAAGATCAAAACATTTTTGCCTCTTGAAAGATATCATCAGTGGAACTCGTTTATATAGTAGACTAGTAGTATGAAAAGATTTTTTACCTGAGACTTATAGAATAAGGAAAAGATATAGGTTGGTAAAGGCTATCATTTCCATGTCCACTTCCATGTCCATTTCCATGTCCATGTCCTTGCCCGTACCCACTTCCATGTCCATATCCATTTCCCATGCCATTGTCATTTGGGGTCCCTGGCTGTGCTGGAGACTCGACATTCAAGCTCTCCTGGATAGCCCTAGCAAGTAGTTCATCTTCTTCCAATTGCGGTTCACTATCTATCCATCCAGAAATTTACTTAAATAAACTGGTACAAATAAATGGTATAATGAGAAAACTTTATAGTAAGGAAAAAGCTAATGCACATGCCAAGACTGAGATGCAAACTGCAATTAGGTATTATGTACACATATATTTTTTACTAACAACACCCAATAGAGAAGTCAATTGTGAGTAACAGGAAACATGAAGCATTAATACAATTAACTACATACCAGGCCAAGAAAGTGAAATTCTCTAAAGACAATTAAATACAATCAAAAAGATGTGTCATAGTACAACTAAAGATTATTGATTGTACACAATCAGAGGTAGGAGTTCCAGAGATGGGGTTCCAGGCCTAATAGTTATGTAAAAGGTATAATGCAATAGCACATCTATGATCGGTGTAAGAGATAAAATATAGTCAATGCACTCACCAATAGAGAAGCCAATTGTGAGTAACAGGAAACATGAAGCACCAATACAATTAACTACATACCAGGCCAAGAAAGTGAAATTCTCTAAAGACAATTAAATACAATCAAAAAGTTGTGTCATAGTACAACTAAAGATTATTGATTGTACACAATCAGAGGTAGGTGTTCCAGAGATGGGGTTCCAGACCTAATAGTTATGTAAAAGGTATAATGCAATAGCACATCTATGATCGGTGTAAGAGATAAAATATAGTCAAAGCACTCACCAATGATAGTAGTTCCTCTTTGATCTTCTTCTGAAAGCGATAAAGCAATTGCACGGTCTATGTCTTCCATCTCTGACCATGAGTCCTACACCATTTTTCCTTTATAAATAAGTTTCCTCTAAGAGAATTAATGTGTAAGAGAATGAAAtgatttgttttttctttttctttttgtagaCGTAATTCATGCCACCACCAAGGACAAATTAGTATTCTCAAAAGATATAAGTGATTGGTGACAAAACACTTAAACTTGCAGCCTGATTAAATTGGGACATACGTGTTCTgtgaaataaaatttcaaatcgCTCAGCACACAAATTGGTGCATATCCTTAAGGTGAACAGCATTGCAGTTGAACTAGAGACTTTGAGATTATATGCTCAGGTATGACGCCCTAATTCAGTTAGTTTAGACAACCTAACTCCTTTTGTTGGTGCATAATTGAACTATAGAGCATATCAAAGCATGAATAATGCCCAAAAAAATGGAGACATGACATTCTCATACATGATAGCT harbors:
- the LOC131010410 gene encoding protein DA1-like isoform X1, which encodes MGWFSKIFKGSEHKVSEGQCDWRYGAEPVDNNPSTSWDSWSEMEDIDRAIALSLSEEDQRGTTIIDSEPQLEEDELLARAIQESLNVESPAQPGTPNDNGMGNGYGHGSGYGQGHGHGNGHGSGHGNDSLYQPISFPYSISLRICAGCNTEIGHGRFLSCMSAVWHPECFRCNGCSQPISDYEFSMSGSYPYHKACYKESYHPKCDICNHFIPTNATGLIEYRAHPFWSQKYCPSHELDGTTRCCSCERMESWDAKFAPLNDGRKLCLECLDSAIMDTDECQPLFLDILEFYEGLNMRVTQQVPLLLVERQALNEAMDGERHGHHHMPETRGLCLSEEQTVSTVLRRPRTGGNRMLTEPYKLTRHCEVTAILILYGLPRLLTGSILAHEMMHAWLRLNGYRTLRQDVEEGICQVLASMWLESQILSMPDSNNASTSSSSSSSQGARSPFEKKLSVFFKHQIATDSSVIYGNGFRAGNQAVLKYGLQRTLDHMRETGNFPY
- the LOC131010410 gene encoding protein DA1-like isoform X2, with the translated sequence MGLMVRDGRHRPCNCFIAFRRRSKRNYYHCEPQLEEDELLARAIQESLNVESPAQPGTPNDNGMGNGYGHGSGYGQGHGHGNGHGSGHGNDSLYQPISFPYSISLRICAGCNTEIGHGRFLSCMSAVWHPECFRCNGCSQPISDYEFSMSGSYPYHKACYKESYHPKCDICNHFIPTNATGLIEYRAHPFWSQKYCPSHELDGTTRCCSCERMESWDAKFAPLNDGRKLCLECLDSAIMDTDECQPLFLDILEFYEGLNMRVTQQVPLLLVERQALNEAMDGERHGHHHMPETRGLCLSEEQTVSTVLRRPRTGGNRMLTEPYKLTRHCEVTAILILYGLPRLLTGSILAHEMMHAWLRLNGYRTLRQDVEEGICQVLASMWLESQILSMPDSNNASTSSSSSSSQGARSPFEKKLSVFFKHQIATDSSVIYGNGFRAGNQAVLKYGLQRTLDHMRETGNFPY